The following proteins are co-located in the Spirosoma montaniterrae genome:
- a CDS encoding glycosyltransferase — MISVTGQSNLNTLPMSPYLNRIKPWVTVICTSFNHEAYVADALQSVIDQDYPNVELIVIDNGSTDATASRIADFVAKHPAIQFIQNPTNVGLNRAFNQGLALACGRYLIDLAADDVLLPGRISRQADLFERLAGPYAVVFSNAVYIDREGKKIAVHYPVDEQGRAIEKIPSGDVFRQLLESSFISTPTMMMRRDVLQELGGYDESLAYEDFDFWVRSSRLYQYAYLDEVLMQKRRLPDSLSAQVVLPDNRLLASSLAVCRKALDRCRTPDESHALAERIRRFVRKAFYAEQFKLALQFGGLLHQIEQPGLLTELVLGMSRLHVPVNGLYRKYIRWHYSKQMLPHRNRMHSPFAALG, encoded by the coding sequence ATGATTTCCGTTACCGGTCAATCCAACCTGAACACGCTTCCCATGAGTCCGTATCTCAACCGGATTAAACCGTGGGTGACCGTTATCTGTACCAGTTTCAACCATGAAGCATACGTAGCCGATGCGCTCCAGTCTGTTATTGATCAGGACTACCCGAATGTGGAACTGATTGTGATCGACAACGGAAGCACCGACGCTACAGCCAGTCGAATCGCCGATTTTGTGGCGAAGCATCCCGCAATTCAGTTCATTCAGAACCCAACCAATGTTGGCCTGAATCGCGCTTTCAATCAGGGCCTGGCTCTGGCCTGTGGTCGTTATCTTATTGATTTAGCTGCCGACGACGTATTGCTACCCGGTCGAATTTCGCGACAGGCTGATTTGTTTGAACGGCTGGCGGGGCCATATGCCGTCGTTTTCTCGAACGCCGTTTACATTGATCGTGAAGGCAAAAAAATAGCGGTTCATTATCCGGTAGACGAGCAAGGGCGTGCAATTGAAAAAATACCATCGGGCGATGTCTTTCGCCAACTGCTGGAATCGTCGTTTATCTCTACGCCTACGATGATGATGCGCCGGGACGTATTGCAGGAATTAGGTGGTTATGACGAATCTCTGGCCTATGAAGATTTTGACTTCTGGGTTCGTTCGTCGCGGCTATATCAGTATGCGTATCTCGATGAAGTGCTAATGCAGAAACGTCGATTGCCCGATTCGTTGTCGGCGCAGGTGGTGCTGCCCGATAACCGGCTACTGGCATCGTCGCTGGCCGTTTGCCGAAAAGCCCTTGACCGCTGCCGTACCCCCGACGAGAGTCATGCCTTAGCCGAACGCATTCGGCGGTTTGTGCGCAAGGCATTTTACGCCGAGCAATTTAAATTAGCTCTTCAGTTTGGCGGGCTATTACATCAAATCGAGCAACCCGGTCTGCTCACCGAGTTAGTGCTGGGCATGAGTCGTTTACACGTACCCGTGAATGGGCTTTACCGAAAATACATCCGATGGCACTATTCTAAGCAGATGCTGCCTCACCGCAACCGGATGCACAGCCCCTTTGCCGCCTTAGGCTGA
- a CDS encoding YihY/virulence factor BrkB family protein, with amino-acid sequence MFDKLMSFNALRGVRVWLRDHRPFDSKTTWYEFLRKMTAKIIENDTSERAASVSYSLILAVFPTIIFLFTLIPYIPIENLDNQIMAFFERVLPGDTFSTVNTTIRDIISRPRGGVLSLGFLLALYSATSGLVALMNAFNSSHRSEDSRGFFKIRAVAIGLTFTLAFALVLAIVVLIVGGVVSDYLLRFGILNNVIVVKLLTLARYALVFGVFVGAVSIIYRFGPDVNMKWAFVTPGSIAASLLIVLTTLAFSYYVANFGSYNKVYGSIGTLIALMIWINLISLLLILGFEMNVALYNLEGEKDPDVAAKTTNATSNT; translated from the coding sequence ATGTTCGACAAATTAATGAGTTTCAACGCGCTGCGGGGCGTGCGTGTATGGCTGCGCGATCACCGGCCTTTCGACTCAAAAACAACCTGGTATGAATTTCTGCGGAAAATGACCGCAAAAATCATTGAGAACGACACGAGCGAGCGGGCTGCTTCGGTATCGTATAGCCTGATTCTCGCTGTTTTTCCGACCATTATTTTTCTCTTTACGCTGATCCCGTATATCCCCATCGAGAATCTGGACAACCAGATTATGGCCTTCTTTGAGCGGGTGCTGCCGGGCGATACGTTCAGCACGGTCAACACTACCATTCGCGACATCATTAGCCGACCACGCGGGGGAGTGCTGTCGCTGGGTTTTTTGCTGGCTTTGTATTCGGCCACGAGCGGGTTGGTTGCCCTAATGAATGCCTTCAACTCATCGCATCGCTCAGAAGACAGCCGGGGATTCTTCAAGATTCGTGCTGTTGCTATTGGCTTAACCTTTACGTTAGCCTTTGCGCTTGTTCTGGCAATTGTAGTGCTGATTGTGGGCGGTGTCGTGAGCGACTATTTGCTACGGTTTGGTATTCTCAATAACGTTATTGTTGTTAAGCTATTGACCCTGGCCCGATACGCCCTTGTCTTTGGCGTATTTGTGGGAGCTGTCTCTATTATTTATCGGTTTGGCCCTGACGTAAATATGAAGTGGGCGTTTGTAACACCCGGCTCCATTGCTGCGTCATTATTAATTGTTTTAACTACACTGGCCTTTTCGTATTACGTGGCCAATTTTGGTTCATATAACAAAGTGTATGGATCAATTGGTACGCTCATTGCACTGATGATCTGGATTAACCTGATCTCGCTTCTGCTTATTCTGGGGTTTGAGATGAATGTAGCGTTGTATAATCTGGAAGGCGAAAAAGACCCTGATGTAGCGGCTAAAACAACAAACGCCACCTCCAATACATGA
- a CDS encoding acyl-CoA thioesterase, whose product MFTYDVTSIRVRYYDTDQMGIVYYGNYARFYEIGRVETMRQLGLNYKDIEERGIQMPVYDLNSRFIRPARYDDLLTIRVTIPQLPKTRFMFDYEVFNQHGHLLNTGQTTLVFIRADTGRPCSAPPELVEAIKPFFVE is encoded by the coding sequence ATGTTTACCTACGACGTTACGAGTATCCGGGTCCGTTATTACGATACCGATCAGATGGGCATTGTTTATTATGGCAACTACGCCCGTTTTTACGAAATTGGCCGTGTCGAAACCATGCGGCAACTGGGCCTAAACTACAAAGACATCGAAGAGCGGGGTATTCAAATGCCTGTTTACGATTTGAATTCGCGCTTTATCCGCCCCGCCCGATATGATGATCTGCTAACCATTCGGGTAACAATTCCGCAATTGCCCAAAACGCGATTCATGTTCGATTATGAGGTTTTTAACCAGCACGGACATTTGCTCAATACCGGCCAAACAACGCTTGTTTTCATACGGGCCGATACCGGACGCCCCTGCTCTGCCCCACCCGAACTGGTTGAGGCTATCAAACCTTTTTTTGTTGAATAG
- the mltG gene encoding endolytic transglycosylase MltG: MSRTIKIGIFLTVSILLTTFTFYFWQIFKSPNLQVREGDKTFALLIPRGSTFESVIDTLQKHKVLNDEMSFRFLAKLMKYPELVKEGRYEIRPRAGNREVLVKLRNGSQDPMMLTFNSMRQKSDLIQRVGSKFAFGSEALGELLNDPATCEKFGFDTTTIVCLFLPNTYELFWTIKPDAFLERMGSEYKKFWTPERQSKAKALGLTQTQTQVLASIVAAETNKRDEQPRVAGVYLNRLKRGIKLEADPTVIFALRDFSIRRLLNKQLTIDSPYNTYRYAGLPPGPINLPAPATIDAVLNAEQHDYLYFVVDARFNGYHTFSKTLAEHLANARLYQQALNRMKIMK, encoded by the coding sequence ATGTCGCGTACTATCAAAATCGGCATTTTCCTTACCGTCTCTATCCTGCTGACGACGTTCACGTTCTACTTCTGGCAGATTTTCAAAAGCCCTAACCTGCAAGTCCGCGAAGGCGACAAAACCTTTGCGCTGCTTATTCCGCGTGGTTCCACCTTCGAGTCGGTGATAGACACGCTGCAAAAACACAAAGTGCTCAACGACGAGATGTCGTTCCGGTTCCTGGCTAAGCTGATGAAATACCCGGAGTTGGTAAAAGAAGGCCGCTATGAAATTCGCCCGCGTGCCGGCAACCGCGAAGTGCTGGTTAAACTGCGCAATGGTAGCCAGGACCCGATGATGCTGACATTCAACAGTATGCGTCAGAAAAGCGATTTAATTCAGCGCGTGGGCAGCAAGTTCGCGTTTGGCTCAGAAGCCCTTGGCGAGTTGCTCAACGACCCCGCTACCTGCGAAAAATTTGGCTTCGACACCACCACCATCGTATGCCTGTTTCTGCCCAATACCTACGAACTGTTCTGGACCATCAAGCCCGATGCCTTTCTGGAACGCATGGGTTCTGAGTATAAAAAATTCTGGACGCCCGAACGACAGTCTAAAGCCAAAGCGTTGGGTCTGACGCAAACGCAAACGCAGGTATTGGCATCGATTGTGGCTGCCGAAACCAACAAACGCGACGAGCAGCCGCGCGTTGCGGGCGTGTACCTCAACCGGCTGAAGCGGGGCATCAAGCTCGAAGCTGACCCTACCGTTATTTTTGCCCTGCGCGATTTCAGCATCCGGCGGCTACTGAACAAACAACTGACCATCGATTCGCCGTATAACACATACCGGTATGCCGGTTTGCCGCCCGGCCCCATCAACCTCCCCGCCCCCGCCACCATCGACGCCGTGCTGAACGCCGAACAGCACGATTACCTATATTTTGTGGTCGATGCGCGTTTCAACGGCTATCATACCTTCTCAAAAACGCTGGCCGAACACCTCGCCAACGCCCGCCTGTATCAGCAGGCACTGAATCGAATGAAAATCATGAAATAA
- a CDS encoding YybH family protein, whose amino-acid sequence MKNTLLLVLLTTLFSQACRSRVDSPRAMNPAAVVRQRAIDEIREADLNFSILSEKQGMAKAFTTYAADDAIKLNDGAAPTIGFDSLRAQMARMPKTEAVLTWQVLKADAAQSGDLGYTFGQWLLSSKDDAGKVSSLEGVYVTVWKRQRNGQWRFVIDGGNQTGPAK is encoded by the coding sequence ATGAAGAACACCCTACTTCTTGTACTTCTTACTACACTTTTTAGCCAGGCATGCCGTTCGCGGGTCGATAGTCCGCGCGCCATGAATCCGGCGGCTGTGGTGCGTCAGCGTGCCATCGATGAAATCCGCGAAGCCGACCTGAACTTTAGCATTCTGTCTGAAAAACAAGGTATGGCGAAAGCGTTTACCACCTATGCTGCCGACGATGCCATCAAACTCAACGACGGTGCGGCACCCACCATCGGGTTCGATTCGCTGCGGGCGCAGATGGCCCGGATGCCCAAAACCGAGGCCGTGCTGACGTGGCAGGTGCTAAAAGCCGATGCAGCCCAATCGGGCGATTTGGGGTACACTTTCGGGCAGTGGCTATTGAGCAGCAAAGACGATGCCGGTAAAGTATCTTCTCTCGAAGGCGTGTATGTCACGGTCTGGAAACGGCAGCGCAACGGCCAATGGCGGTTTGTGATCGATGGTGGCAATCAAACCGGCCCGGCGAAATGA
- a CDS encoding MFS transporter, with protein MLVRSFSFRRQSNSTSLYTISFWLLSASNFLFSASFSMMIPELPDYLRQMGGQAYVGLIIALFTLTAGVSRPFSGKITDTVGRVPVMAFGSVVCFICGFLYPYLLTVWGFLTLRLIHGFSTGTKPTATSAYVADVVPANRRGEAMGTLGLFTAMGMSLGPAIGSWLADDFSMNVMFWTSSAFALLSILILLRMPETLADPKPFRFALLKLNKDEIFDKQAIPPFVVLFLQSFGSGVVLTVVPSLSTSLGISNKGLFFTVYTVASLLVRLVFSRSSDRYGRVPVLFVSTVVLAVSMGLLILANSPWWFWLAAIFYGMSWGMNSPTVQAWTADLSDEATRGRAMATMYIALEAGIGIGAVASGWLLNHILNDANGTPGGIDASFALSGVMAVLAVLYLGWYWRKK; from the coding sequence TTGCTAGTTCGCTCATTTTCCTTTCGTCGGCAGTCCAACAGTACTTCGCTTTATACGATCTCCTTCTGGTTGCTGAGTGCCAGTAACTTTCTTTTTTCGGCGAGTTTCTCGATGATGATTCCCGAACTGCCCGATTACCTGCGGCAGATGGGTGGTCAGGCGTATGTAGGGCTGATTATCGCCTTGTTTACGCTTACGGCAGGTGTATCGCGTCCGTTCAGTGGCAAAATTACTGACACGGTAGGGCGGGTGCCGGTCATGGCTTTCGGGTCTGTCGTTTGTTTTATTTGCGGGTTTTTATACCCATACCTGCTTACGGTCTGGGGGTTTCTGACGCTCCGGCTCATCCACGGCTTTTCGACTGGCACCAAACCCACTGCAACCTCCGCCTATGTAGCCGATGTAGTGCCTGCCAATCGCCGGGGCGAAGCAATGGGTACGCTTGGTTTGTTTACCGCAATGGGCATGTCGCTCGGGCCGGCCATTGGTAGCTGGCTGGCCGACGATTTCTCGATGAACGTGATGTTCTGGACGTCATCGGCGTTTGCCCTGCTGTCGATTCTGATTTTACTGCGGATGCCCGAAACGCTGGCCGACCCAAAACCGTTTCGGTTTGCCCTGCTAAAACTGAATAAAGACGAAATTTTCGACAAGCAGGCTATTCCGCCGTTCGTGGTACTGTTTTTACAATCGTTCGGGTCGGGTGTTGTGCTGACGGTAGTTCCGAGCCTGAGTACATCGCTGGGAATCAGTAATAAAGGGCTGTTTTTTACAGTATATACGGTGGCGTCGCTGCTGGTGCGATTGGTATTCAGCCGGTCGTCGGATCGGTATGGGCGGGTGCCGGTGCTGTTTGTCTCAACCGTTGTTCTGGCGGTGTCGATGGGGTTGCTTATACTGGCAAATTCACCGTGGTGGTTCTGGCTGGCGGCAATTTTTTACGGCATGTCGTGGGGAATGAACTCACCTACCGTACAAGCCTGGACCGCCGATTTGAGCGACGAAGCCACGCGGGGTCGGGCAATGGCAACCATGTACATTGCCCTTGAAGCAGGTATCGGTATTGGTGCCGTGGCATCAGGCTGGCTGCTCAATCACATCCTGAACGATGCCAATGGCACACCGGGCGGCATCGACGCGTCGTTTGCACTGTCGGGTGTTATGGCGGTGCTGGCCGTACTTTATTTAGGCTGGTACTGGCGCAAAAAATGA
- a CDS encoding VOC family protein, producing the protein MNQRLAHIALVVRNYDEAIDFYTQTLGFELIEDTPLSDTKRWVLVAPKGEGSCRLLLAQAVGEEQQSRIGNQTGGRVFLFLHTDDFWRDYNRYWQNGVRFVREPSVEAYGTVAVFEDLYGNLWDLIGVMNDER; encoded by the coding sequence ATGAATCAACGACTGGCACACATTGCACTCGTCGTGCGCAACTACGACGAGGCTATCGACTTTTACACACAAACGCTTGGTTTCGAATTAATTGAAGACACGCCCCTGAGCGATACCAAACGCTGGGTGCTGGTGGCGCCCAAAGGCGAAGGCTCGTGCCGGTTGCTGCTGGCGCAGGCCGTTGGCGAGGAGCAGCAGAGCCGCATCGGCAACCAAACCGGCGGGCGTGTATTTCTATTTCTGCACACCGACGATTTCTGGCGCGACTACAACCGCTACTGGCAAAACGGCGTCCGTTTCGTGCGCGAACCCTCGGTTGAAGCATACGGAACCGTGGCCGTTTTTGAAGATCTGTACGGAAATCTGTGGGATTTGATTGGCGTGATGAACGATGAGCGATGA
- a CDS encoding RluA family pseudouridine synthase: MEETNRPQRRPRGQRSNIDLTVKAPGELMAFLLANLPGKNRNNIKSLLKNKQILVDGNVYTQYNHPLQPGQAVTVTAERTAQSAQYRGLTLLHEDHNLLIINKHAGLLSMATDKGNERTAYSILSDYVKKQNPKNKIFIVHRLDRETSGVMVFARSEEVQRLMQESWNATTKQRTYLALVEGVPEPPAGTITSYLRESKALIVYSSQNPEGGQLAVTNYSVQKAANGYALLKLELETGRKNQIRVHMQDLGHPIAGDAKYGATTDPIGRLGLHAEVLAFDHPVTGQAMRFDAPTPKAFQSILKQVE; this comes from the coding sequence ATGGAAGAAACTAACCGGCCCCAACGCCGACCACGCGGGCAACGCAGCAACATCGACCTGACGGTGAAAGCCCCCGGCGAACTGATGGCATTCTTACTTGCCAATCTGCCCGGCAAAAACCGCAACAACATCAAGTCGCTGCTAAAAAATAAGCAGATTCTGGTCGATGGAAACGTGTATACGCAATATAACCATCCGCTTCAACCGGGTCAGGCAGTGACCGTTACCGCCGAACGCACCGCCCAAAGCGCCCAGTACCGGGGCCTGACGCTGCTTCACGAAGATCATAATCTGTTGATTATCAATAAGCACGCCGGGCTACTGTCGATGGCAACCGACAAGGGCAACGAGCGTACTGCTTACAGCATTCTGAGCGATTATGTGAAGAAGCAGAATCCAAAAAACAAAATTTTTATTGTACATCGGCTCGACCGCGAAACGTCGGGCGTAATGGTGTTTGCCCGCAGCGAGGAAGTGCAGCGACTTATGCAGGAGTCGTGGAACGCAACAACGAAGCAGCGTACTTATCTGGCTTTGGTTGAGGGCGTACCCGAACCACCCGCCGGCACTATTACGTCTTACCTGCGCGAGAGCAAAGCCCTGATTGTGTATTCGAGCCAAAACCCGGAAGGGGGGCAGTTGGCCGTCACGAATTACAGCGTACAAAAAGCGGCCAATGGCTACGCACTGCTGAAACTTGAACTCGAAACGGGGCGCAAAAATCAGATTCGGGTACACATGCAGGATCTCGGCCATCCTATTGCGGGCGATGCCAAGTACGGAGCCACCACCGACCCCATCGGGCGGCTTGGCCTGCACGCCGAAGTGCTGGCATTCGACCATCCCGTTACGGGTCAGGCTATGCGTTTCGACGCACCGACCCCTAAGGCGTTTCAGAGCATATTGAAACAAGTCGAATAG
- a CDS encoding LytR/AlgR family response regulator transcription factor, producing the protein MNVLIIEDENLTAKRLESLLLKYDPTISVLARIPSVADAVAWLEETHPPVDLLFMDIHLEDDLGFRIFEQTTLTTPVIFTTAYDEYMIQAFKVNSIDYLLKPINYDELVAAIEKFKALKKQFGAGSPSAPAAPDLETLLNLIGRPKQADYKDRFMITIGTKIRSIETADVAYFFLEEKIVFLVDKEGTTLPVDYSLDKLTQVLDPRQFFRISRQFLISLSAIHTIHTYSAGKLKLDLRPKSRHEVFVSGDRMTAFKEWLGK; encoded by the coding sequence ATGAACGTACTCATTATTGAAGACGAGAACCTGACAGCCAAACGGTTAGAGAGCCTGTTGCTGAAATACGACCCCACGATTTCGGTGCTGGCCCGCATTCCGTCGGTGGCCGATGCCGTGGCGTGGCTTGAGGAAACGCACCCGCCGGTCGATCTGCTGTTTATGGATATTCACCTCGAAGACGACCTCGGCTTTCGCATCTTCGAGCAAACAACGCTGACTACACCGGTTATTTTTACTACCGCCTACGATGAGTACATGATTCAGGCATTTAAGGTCAACAGCATCGATTACCTGCTTAAACCCATCAATTACGACGAACTGGTAGCGGCCATCGAGAAATTCAAGGCACTGAAAAAGCAGTTCGGAGCGGGTAGCCCGTCGGCCCCGGCTGCGCCTGATCTGGAAACACTCCTGAATCTGATTGGCCGACCCAAACAGGCCGACTATAAAGACCGGTTTATGATTACCATCGGCACCAAAATTCGCAGCATCGAAACTGCCGACGTAGCCTATTTTTTTCTGGAAGAAAAAATCGTCTTTTTAGTTGACAAAGAGGGAACTACCCTACCCGTTGATTACAGTTTGGACAAACTGACACAGGTGCTCGACCCGCGTCAGTTTTTCCGTATCAGCCGCCAGTTTCTGATTTCACTGTCGGCCATTCACACCATTCATACCTACTCGGCAGGCAAACTCAAACTCGACCTGCGCCCTAAATCCCGGCACGAAGTTTTCGTCAGTGGCGACCGTATGACAGCTTTTAAAGAGTGGCTGGGAAAATAA
- a CDS encoding sensor histidine kinase, whose product MTYRLTTQQKWQLALSVFAVYWPLRLYVNISEWSWEMVLRSLPFWVVEIALTLLFFYVWLVFTEWLQQRIFKRQGENFLIEFRIPAQLATLFIANGLAVLFNIGFFTIWHSTSDFLEDNFGYTRYSLAPQRPAEPPLSPEQRARNRNQRAKANNSLTVMAMLSAFYLAANRRANRRLEDVQVRAERLEKENVQAQFAALKSQVNPHFLFNSLSILSSLVHADAELSERFIDQLSRAYRYILEQRDNERVLLKTELEFIQAYRFLLNIRFENKFDVIIDVPEADQSRYAIAPLTLQLLVENAVKHNRMSAKEPLHVQIYLENDCMVVENNFQPRPQSEVSTGVGLQNIVTRYTLLTNRPVSIEEGEERFVVKIPLLS is encoded by the coding sequence ATGACGTACCGCCTGACAACCCAACAAAAATGGCAACTCGCCCTGAGCGTATTTGCTGTTTACTGGCCGCTCCGGTTGTATGTCAACATTTCTGAGTGGTCGTGGGAAATGGTACTGCGTTCGCTGCCATTCTGGGTGGTCGAAATCGCGCTAACGTTGTTGTTTTTCTACGTCTGGCTGGTGTTTACCGAGTGGTTGCAGCAACGGATTTTCAAACGGCAGGGTGAGAATTTTCTGATCGAGTTTCGGATTCCGGCTCAATTGGCTACGCTCTTCATCGCCAACGGATTAGCGGTTCTGTTCAACATTGGTTTTTTCACCATCTGGCATTCTACCAGCGATTTTCTGGAAGATAATTTTGGTTATACGCGGTACAGCCTTGCCCCCCAACGCCCCGCAGAACCACCACTCAGCCCGGAACAACGCGCCCGCAACCGCAACCAACGCGCCAAAGCCAACAATAGCCTCACGGTGATGGCCATGTTATCGGCGTTTTATTTAGCCGCCAACCGCCGGGCCAATCGGCGGCTCGAAGACGTGCAGGTGCGGGCCGAACGCTTGGAAAAAGAAAACGTACAGGCGCAGTTTGCCGCGCTGAAAAGCCAGGTAAATCCGCATTTTCTGTTCAATAGCCTCAGCATTCTGTCGTCGCTGGTTCATGCCGACGCCGAGTTGTCCGAAAGATTTATCGATCAACTCTCGCGGGCGTATCGCTACATCCTCGAACAACGCGACAATGAGCGCGTGCTGCTCAAAACCGAACTGGAGTTTATTCAGGCGTATCGGTTTTTGCTCAACATTCGCTTCGAGAACAAATTCGACGTGATTATCGACGTACCTGAAGCCGACCAAAGCCGGTATGCCATTGCCCCGCTCACGCTGCAACTGCTGGTCGAAAACGCCGTAAAACACAACCGCATGTCGGCCAAAGAGCCGCTGCATGTGCAGATTTATTTAGAAAACGATTGTATGGTTGTTGAAAATAACTTCCAGCCTCGCCCGCAATCGGAAGTTTCGACAGGCGTTGGTTTACAGAATATAGTCACCCGCTACACCCTGCTCACCAACCGCCCCGTCAGTATTGAAGAAGGCGAAGAACGCTTTGTTGTGAAGATACCCCTACTTAGTTGA
- a CDS encoding T9SS type A sorting domain-containing protein: MKNTLLLMLGLVAGTASFAQTTADKAPATSVTVTTDKRVKLIVGREQAVATVSLRDANGNVLYTQKVDLSNGLRQYFNIAELENGAYQLAVSVGNETVTNRFVIDEQPAQKIITVQS; the protein is encoded by the coding sequence ATGAAAAATACACTTCTGTTGATGTTGGGTCTGGTAGCCGGAACCGCATCATTCGCCCAAACCACTGCCGACAAGGCCCCTGCCACGAGCGTAACCGTTACTACTGACAAGCGCGTTAAACTCATCGTTGGCCGCGAACAGGCCGTTGCCACCGTCAGCCTGCGCGATGCGAACGGTAACGTACTATATACCCAGAAAGTTGACCTGAGCAATGGGTTGCGTCAGTATTTCAACATCGCTGAACTGGAAAATGGTGCCTATCAATTGGCCGTATCGGTCGGCAATGAAACCGTAACGAACCGCTTTGTTATTGATGAGCAGCCCGCTCAGAAAATTATAACGGTACAGTCGTAA
- a CDS encoding SdiA-regulated domain-containing protein, translated as MHRFYLGLALLLAGCGGSSNKTEQQTEAATRAAPFTLPYTLNQPDHNTTLPKKLKEVSGLTYYKADKLLCVQDEEAVVYVYDTKKKQVVQEFGFGGFGDYEGIEYVDDEVYVLQSNGDLFRFTPPADTDAIETEVASNIRRTKTDLPEKTEVEGLGYEPKTKRLLLAVKNGGGASSDKTVYSFDLRNRAVFKDMQLNDEQLTGAGIDPKSWKPSGIAVHPITGEWYILTSAGKRLLITNRQAKILYSEPLDPKLFRQPEGICFAPNGDLFIASEGDGKKGYIMQFTYKK; from the coding sequence ATGCATCGTTTCTATTTGGGCCTTGCCCTATTGCTCGCCGGTTGTGGCGGCTCATCGAACAAAACCGAACAGCAAACCGAAGCCGCTACAAGGGCCGCTCCGTTTACGTTGCCCTACACGCTCAACCAGCCCGACCACAATACTACGCTACCCAAAAAGCTGAAAGAAGTGTCGGGCCTGACGTATTATAAAGCCGATAAGCTACTTTGTGTACAGGACGAAGAAGCCGTGGTGTACGTCTATGATACGAAGAAAAAGCAGGTGGTGCAGGAATTCGGTTTTGGCGGTTTTGGCGATTATGAAGGCATCGAATACGTCGATGATGAGGTATATGTGCTGCAAAGCAACGGCGACCTGTTTCGGTTTACGCCCCCCGCCGACACTGACGCTATTGAAACCGAAGTAGCCAGTAATATCCGGCGTACTAAAACAGACTTGCCCGAAAAAACGGAAGTAGAGGGACTGGGCTATGAGCCGAAAACCAAACGGTTGTTGTTGGCCGTGAAAAATGGGGGAGGAGCATCGAGCGATAAAACCGTGTACTCGTTCGATTTGCGGAATCGGGCCGTATTCAAAGATATGCAACTGAACGACGAGCAGCTAACCGGCGCGGGCATCGATCCCAAATCGTGGAAACCGTCGGGCATTGCCGTACACCCGATTACGGGCGAGTGGTATATTCTTACCTCTGCCGGAAAACGCCTGCTTATCACCAATCGTCAGGCCAAAATTCTATACTCCGAACCGCTCGATCCAAAACTGTTTCGCCAACCCGAAGGCATCTGCTTTGCTCCCAACGGCGACCTGTTCATCGCCAGCGAAGGCGACGGAAAGAAAGGCTACATTATGCAGTTTACGTATAAAAAGTAG